The Prodigiosinella aquatilis region TCGGGCGTGACAGACCGTTGATTATCATGCTGGATCCTGGGCACGGTGGTGAAGATCCGGGAGCTATCGGAATGCGCAGAACCCGTGAGAAGGATGTGGTGCTGCAAATCGCGCATCGTCTGAAGGCACTGATTGAGCGTGAGCCTAATATGAAAGTGTACATGACGCGCCACGAGGATGTATTCATCCCTCTGAGAGTGCGTGTTGCCAAAGCGCGTAAGCAGCGAGCCGATCTGTTTGTCTCTATTCATGCCGATGCGTTTACCAGCCGTGCAGCCCGTGGTTCATCGGTGTTTGCACTATCCGAAAAAGGCGCAACCAGCTCGGCGGCGCGTTTTCTGGCTCATTCTCAGAACGAATCGGATTCGATAGGCGGCGTGAGCATGAGTGGTGATCGTTACCTCGACCACACCATGTTCGATATGGTGCAAACTGTTACGATTAACGACAGTCTTAAATTTGGCAGCGAGATTTTACATCGGTTGGGTAAAGTTAACCGTTTGCACAAGAATCGCGTCGATCAGGCCGGGTTTGCGGTATTGAAAGCTCCCGATATTCCGTCAGTGTTGGTGGAAACGGCGTTTATAAGCAATCTGGGAGAAGAGCGTAAACTGCGCACCAGTCGTTTTCAGCAACAGGTAGCAACGTCTATTCTGGAGGGGATCAAGGCGTATTTTGCCAGCCAGATCAGTTAACGGTGGCGGTAATCTCGGGTGTCGGGAGGCATCAGAGGCGATAAGCCCTGAAAAGTAAAAAACACCCGTCAGGGTGTTTAATAATAATTGGTTGCGGGGGCCGGATTTGAACCGACGACCTTCGGGTTATGAGCCCGACGAGCTACCAGGCTGCTCCACCCCGCGTCCGTCTTTCTTTTTTATTTCTTCTATGATGTTCTGGGACATCAATTGGTTGCGGGGGCCGGATTTGAACCGACGACCTTCGGGTTATGAGCCCGACGAGCTACCAGGCTGCTCCACCCCGCGTCTGTGGAAGCGCACTATACTCTGCATGGATTGGTATGCAACCCCTTTTTTAAAATAGTTAACGATTGAACCGATGAGTGATGCTTTTGTCGTCGAATGGTTTGTTTTTTAAGCGTAATGGGAAAGGTTTTGTCTCTGCGCGTTTAATTCTCCATAGCTGTTTGTTATCGTTCTACGTTGTGTTCGTAAAAGTTAAAAGATAAAGAGAGCGCTGGAAATGAAAGGATGGTGGAGTAAGTATGTGCTGACTGGCGCGATGATCGCTATCCTGGCCGGGTGCCAGACAAGGCCGACTGATCGCGGGCAGCAATATAAAGATGGGCATCTCAATCAGCCTTTGGAACTGGTGAATGAACCGAATGCCACCAGTAAGCCAGTGAATGCCAAAGACTTTGTTAATCAGGTTACCCAGATTCAGGCGGCATCTCCCGAGCTATACTACCGCAACAACGACATTTTCCAGTCTATCGAAAGTTGGATCGTGGCGGGCGGTGATACCCGAGATTTAAATAAGTACGGTCTCAGTGCCTGGCAAATGGAAGGTGTTGATAGTTTCGGCAATGTCCAATTTACTGGCTATTACACGCCAGTGTTGCAGGCCCGCCATTATCGTCAGGGAGAATTCCGTTATCCGCTGTATGCGATGCCTCGGGTCAGGAAAAACCATCGTTTACCTGATCGTCGTGCTATTTATGCTGGGGCGCTGAGTAATAGTCTGGTCATTGCCTGGACTAACTCGCTGATGGATAACTTTATGATGGAAGTACAAGGTAGCGGTTATGTTGATTTCGGTGACGGGCAGCCGCTGACCTTTTTTAGCTATGGCGGCAGGAATGGGTACGCTTATCGTAGTATCGGTAAAGTATTGATTGACCGTGGTGAAGTGGCGAAAGAAGATATGTCCATGCAGGCAATCCGTAAATGGGCCGCGTGCCATACAGAAGCTGAAGTCCGTGAATTACTGGAACAAAATCCCTCTTACGTTTTCTTTAAGCCGATGATGGCGACACAAGTCAAGGGCGCGAGTGCAGTTCCGTTGGTTGCGAAAGCTTCCGTGGCTTCAGACCGTTCCCTGATCCCGGCAGGTACCTCATTGTTGGCCGAAGTACCACTGCTGGATAATGACGGAAAATTTACGGGCAAATATGAAATGCGCCTGATGGTGGCGTTGGATGTGGGTGGTGCTATCAAAGGGCAGCATTTCGATATCTATCAGGGAATAGGTAAACAAGCAGGTCATGCCGCTGGTTTCTATAATCATTATGGCCGTGTATGGGTGTTGAAGAGCGCACCTGGGCAGAGGAACACCGGCACGCTGTTCAGTGCCAGCAATCGTTCATCCGGTAATGGCAGTGGTGGGCTATTGGTCGATAATCCCCAGAATTAAATCTGTGCCAGTAAGGTTTGAGAAAGTGCGGCTGATAAACGAGCCCGCACTTTCTCTGCTGAATACTGTTACTGCGATACTTCATTATTGATTTGATATTTCTCGACGTTAACTGAGCGGCAATAAGTTATTGGCCAGGTTGGTGGGGGTTCCCTGCGCAAATGCGATTACATTTTCAAATGCCACTTTGAAATACAGTTCATAACTATTTTTCTCTACATAACCCAGATGTGGCGTACAGAGGACATTGGGCAAAGAGAGAAGCGGCTCATTTTCCAATG contains the following coding sequences:
- the amiC gene encoding N-acetylmuramoyl-L-alanine amidase AmiC, with protein sequence MSHSNNHLTRRRLLQGAAATWLLSVSGVSMAAAVSQVIAVRVWPSSSYTRVTLESNHPLKYRQFTLEHPKRIVIDIDNVVLNSVLKNASGQFGKDDPLIKEARVGQFDKNTVRLVIELKQSVNPNMFSLTPVAGFKNRLVMDLYPLVGRYDNAKDPLLALLEDYNKGDLEQALPPEMPKPGKIGRDRPLIIMLDPGHGGEDPGAIGMRRTREKDVVLQIAHRLKALIEREPNMKVYMTRHEDVFIPLRVRVAKARKQRADLFVSIHADAFTSRAARGSSVFALSEKGATSSAARFLAHSQNESDSIGGVSMSGDRYLDHTMFDMVQTVTINDSLKFGSEILHRLGKVNRLHKNRVDQAGFAVLKAPDIPSVLVETAFISNLGEERKLRTSRFQQQVATSILEGIKAYFASQIS
- the mltA gene encoding murein transglycosylase A encodes the protein MKGWWSKYVLTGAMIAILAGCQTRPTDRGQQYKDGHLNQPLELVNEPNATSKPVNAKDFVNQVTQIQAASPELYYRNNDIFQSIESWIVAGGDTRDLNKYGLSAWQMEGVDSFGNVQFTGYYTPVLQARHYRQGEFRYPLYAMPRVRKNHRLPDRRAIYAGALSNSLVIAWTNSLMDNFMMEVQGSGYVDFGDGQPLTFFSYGGRNGYAYRSIGKVLIDRGEVAKEDMSMQAIRKWAACHTEAEVRELLEQNPSYVFFKPMMATQVKGASAVPLVAKASVASDRSLIPAGTSLLAEVPLLDNDGKFTGKYEMRLMVALDVGGAIKGQHFDIYQGIGKQAGHAAGFYNHYGRVWVLKSAPGQRNTGTLFSASNRSSGNGSGGLLVDNPQN